The Quadrisphaera sp. DSM 44207 genome window below encodes:
- a CDS encoding c-type cytochrome, protein MKALAARRRHPLATVLIMLLGLVLVGTGYSAVAPSRAEASTAVGEADIAAGRALFLANCSTCHGLQAEGTDQGPTLIGVGAAAVDFQVGTGRMPLQADSIQAPARTVDYTEEQIAQLSAYVASLAPGPAIPPEELTVALDDPERISEGNELFRTNCAMCHNVVGAGGALTRGKYAPSLEGVSGKHVYEAMQTGPQSMPVFNDENITPEEKQSIISYLSYVEEEPNPGGLLKLGSLGPVSEGLFAWTVGIALLVACAVWLATRAS, encoded by the coding sequence GTGAAGGCACTCGCAGCCCGTCGGCGGCACCCGCTGGCGACCGTGCTGATCATGCTGCTCGGCCTGGTGCTCGTGGGCACGGGGTACTCGGCGGTCGCGCCCTCGCGCGCGGAGGCGAGCACCGCGGTCGGCGAGGCGGACATCGCCGCGGGCCGCGCCCTGTTCCTCGCCAACTGCTCCACCTGCCACGGCCTGCAGGCCGAGGGCACCGACCAGGGCCCGACCCTCATCGGCGTGGGCGCGGCGGCGGTCGACTTCCAGGTCGGCACCGGGCGCATGCCGCTGCAGGCCGACAGCATCCAGGCGCCGGCGCGCACGGTGGACTACACCGAGGAGCAGATCGCGCAGCTGTCCGCCTACGTGGCCTCCCTCGCCCCCGGGCCCGCGATCCCGCCCGAGGAGCTGACCGTCGCCCTCGACGACCCGGAGCGGATCTCCGAGGGCAACGAGCTGTTCCGCACCAACTGCGCCATGTGCCACAACGTCGTGGGCGCCGGCGGGGCCCTGACGCGCGGCAAGTACGCGCCGTCCCTGGAGGGCGTCAGCGGCAAGCACGTCTACGAGGCCATGCAGACCGGCCCGCAGTCGATGCCCGTCTTCAACGACGAGAACATCACGCCGGAGGAGAAGCAGAGCATCATCAGCTACCTCTCCTACGTCGAGGAGGAGCCGAACCCCGGCGGCCTGCTCAAGCTGGGCTCCCTGGGCCCGGTCTCGGAGGGCCTGTTCGCCTGGACGGTCGGCATCGCGCTGCTGGTCGCCTGCGCCGTCTGGCTCGCCACGAGGGCGTCGTGA
- a CDS encoding Lrp/AsnC family transcriptional regulator, which produces MITAIVHVNTDVDRIPEAAADIAELDGVSEVYSVTGDTDLVAVVRVHEHEQLAQVIAERISKVAGVRATRTYLAFRAYSRHDLDAAFALGLED; this is translated from the coding sequence GTGATCACCGCCATCGTGCACGTCAACACCGACGTCGACCGCATCCCCGAGGCCGCCGCGGACATCGCCGAGCTCGACGGGGTCAGCGAGGTCTACTCGGTCACGGGGGACACCGACCTCGTCGCCGTGGTGCGCGTGCACGAGCACGAGCAGCTCGCGCAGGTGATCGCCGAGCGGATCAGCAAGGTCGCGGGCGTGCGGGCCACGCGCACGTACCTGGCCTTCCGCGCCTACTCGCGCCACGACCTCGACGCCGCGTTCGCCCTCGGCCTGGAGGACTGA
- a CDS encoding cytochrome bc complex cytochrome b subunit, which translates to MSTIFSSRAAEYVDERVGSSKMVRTFARKIFPDHWSFLLGEISLYTFIVCLISGTFLTFWYVPSMGLVTYEGSYAPLVGQQVSEAYASTLNISFDVRGGLLMRQIHHWAALLFVASTMIHMARVFFTGAFRKPREINWVIGAALAVLALGAGFTGYSLPDDLLSGNGLRIIEGILRSIPVVGTYLSFFVFGGEFPGETIIPRLFIAHVLLIPAVLLALIALHLALLVLHKHTHFPGPGRKDTNVVGYPLYPVYVAKAGGFFFIVFGAVVLMAAFVTINPIWNYGPYDPSPISAGTQPDFYIFLFDGALRLWPGWIGDVPTEFVIFGNTLSLNILLPALGLFSLMAGAIFAYPFVEAWVTGDRREHHLLERPRNNPTRTALGIAFIALYLDVALAATNDLIATHFGLSINDITYVLRAGVVVAPVAAFWITKRVCLGLQRRDRELALHGRETGRIVRTADGEYFEVHEPLSPEERWVLVQHETHRPIELDPIGQRSRTERVRAKLSTWFFEDRIEPVTPSELEAAHHEGGQHGEVLATEEHRPAIGSGQQ; encoded by the coding sequence ATGAGCACCATCTTCTCCTCGCGCGCCGCGGAGTACGTCGACGAGCGCGTCGGCAGCTCCAAGATGGTGCGCACCTTCGCCCGCAAGATCTTCCCCGACCACTGGTCGTTCCTCCTGGGGGAGATCTCGCTCTACACCTTCATCGTGTGCCTCATCAGCGGCACGTTCCTGACGTTCTGGTACGTGCCCAGCATGGGCCTGGTCACCTACGAGGGCAGCTACGCGCCGCTCGTGGGCCAGCAGGTCTCCGAGGCGTACGCCTCCACGCTGAACATCTCGTTCGACGTGCGCGGCGGCCTGCTGATGCGGCAGATCCACCACTGGGCGGCGCTGCTGTTCGTGGCGTCCACGATGATCCACATGGCGCGCGTGTTCTTCACCGGCGCCTTCCGCAAGCCGCGCGAGATCAACTGGGTGATCGGCGCCGCGCTGGCCGTCCTCGCCCTGGGCGCCGGCTTCACCGGCTACTCGCTGCCGGACGACCTGCTCTCCGGCAACGGCCTGCGGATCATCGAGGGCATCCTGCGGTCCATCCCCGTGGTGGGCACGTACCTGTCCTTCTTCGTCTTCGGCGGCGAGTTCCCCGGCGAGACGATCATCCCGCGCCTGTTCATCGCTCACGTGCTGCTGATCCCGGCCGTGCTGCTGGCCCTGATCGCCCTGCACCTGGCGCTGCTGGTGCTGCACAAGCACACGCACTTCCCCGGCCCGGGCCGCAAGGACACCAACGTCGTCGGGTACCCGCTGTACCCGGTGTACGTGGCCAAGGCCGGCGGCTTCTTCTTCATCGTCTTCGGCGCCGTCGTCCTCATGGCCGCGTTCGTGACGATCAACCCGATCTGGAACTACGGCCCGTACGACCCCTCCCCCATCTCGGCGGGCACGCAGCCGGACTTCTACATCTTCCTCTTCGACGGCGCGCTGCGGCTGTGGCCGGGCTGGATCGGCGACGTGCCGACCGAGTTCGTCATCTTCGGCAACACGCTGTCCCTGAACATCCTGCTCCCGGCCCTGGGCCTGTTCAGCCTCATGGCCGGCGCGATCTTCGCGTACCCGTTCGTCGAGGCCTGGGTGACCGGCGACCGCCGCGAGCACCACCTGCTCGAGCGCCCGCGCAACAACCCCACGCGCACGGCCCTCGGCATCGCCTTCATCGCCCTCTACCTCGACGTGGCCCTCGCGGCGACGAACGACCTCATCGCCACGCACTTCGGGCTGTCGATCAACGACATCACCTACGTCCTGCGCGCCGGTGTCGTCGTCGCTCCCGTCGCCGCGTTCTGGATCACCAAGCGGGTGTGCCTGGGCCTGCAGCGGCGCGACCGCGAGCTGGCCCTGCACGGGCGCGAGACCGGGCGCATCGTGCGCACGGCGGACGGCGAGTACTTCGAGGTCCACGAGCCCCTCTCCCCCGAGGAGCGCTGGGTGCTCGTGCAGCACGAGACGCACCGGCCGATCGAGCTCGACCCCATCGGCCAGCGCAGCCGCACCGAGCGGGTCCGCGCCAAGCTGTCGACGTGGTTCTTCGAGGACCGCATCGAGCCCGTCACGCCCAGCGAGCTCGAGGCCGCGCACCACGAGGGCGGCCAGCACGGCGAGGTGCTCGCCACCGAGGAGCACCGTCCGGCGATCGGCTCCGGCCAGCAGTGA
- the trpD gene encoding anthranilate phosphoribosyltransferase produces MTGSGGGPSWAGLIAQLIERRDLTAQQAAWAMSQVMAGEASPARVAGLLVALRAKGETVPELAGLADAMLEHAVPVPLPPGTGPAVDVVGTGGDRAGTVNISTMAALVVAGAGCTVVKHGNRAASSLCGSADLLEELGVRLDLPPARVGELVGEVGITFCFAQVFHPAMRHAAAPRRELGIATAFNFLGPLTNPARPAASAIGVADARMAPLVAGVLAGRGARALVFRGDDGLDELTTSTGSRVWRVRDGDVAESGLHPDDLGLPTSPLEALRGGDAPHNAGVARALLAGRRGPVRDAVLLNAAAALAAASPGGGGLVGDLRAGLERAAQALDSGAAAGVLERWVAASRA; encoded by the coding sequence ATGACGGGCAGCGGTGGAGGACCCAGCTGGGCGGGGCTGATCGCCCAGCTGATCGAGCGGCGGGACCTGACGGCGCAGCAGGCGGCGTGGGCGATGTCGCAGGTGATGGCGGGGGAGGCGAGCCCCGCGCGGGTGGCGGGGCTGCTGGTGGCGCTGCGCGCCAAGGGCGAGACGGTGCCGGAGCTGGCCGGGCTCGCCGACGCCATGCTCGAGCACGCCGTGCCCGTGCCCCTGCCGCCCGGGACGGGCCCGGCGGTGGACGTCGTCGGCACCGGCGGCGACCGCGCCGGGACGGTGAACATCTCCACGATGGCCGCGCTCGTGGTGGCGGGGGCCGGCTGCACCGTCGTCAAGCACGGCAACCGCGCGGCGTCCTCGCTGTGCGGCTCCGCCGACCTGCTCGAGGAGCTCGGCGTGCGCCTGGACCTGCCGCCCGCGCGCGTCGGCGAGCTGGTCGGGGAGGTCGGCATCACGTTCTGCTTCGCGCAGGTGTTCCACCCGGCGATGCGCCACGCGGCGGCGCCGCGCCGGGAGCTGGGCATCGCCACGGCGTTCAACTTCCTCGGCCCGCTGACGAACCCGGCGCGCCCCGCCGCCTCGGCGATCGGCGTCGCGGACGCCCGCATGGCGCCCCTGGTGGCCGGCGTGCTCGCCGGGCGCGGCGCGCGCGCCCTCGTCTTCCGCGGCGACGACGGCCTCGACGAGCTGACGACCTCGACCGGCTCGCGCGTGTGGCGGGTGCGGGACGGCGACGTCGCCGAGTCCGGGCTGCACCCGGACGACCTGGGGCTGCCGACGTCCCCGCTGGAGGCCCTGCGCGGCGGCGACGCGCCGCACAACGCGGGGGTGGCGCGGGCGCTGCTCGCCGGGCGGCGCGGGCCCGTGCGCGACGCGGTGCTCCTCAACGCCGCGGCGGCCCTGGCGGCGGCGTCCCCCGGCGGCGGAGGGCTCGTCGGCGACCTGCGCGCCGGCCTCGAGCGCGCCGCGCAAGCCCTGGACTCCGGTGCCGCGGCCGGCGTCCTGGAGCGCTGGGTGGCCGCGAGCCGCGCCTGA
- a CDS encoding polysaccharide deacetylase family protein has protein sequence MVPAPSAFRVGAGDLRTGPVDPGAVRALARAVTSEQEERSGVAMYLALQDLALQDAALHDAAPYEPAGRDGAPDADALRDGREVARALAHWHALLGLDDGSDAVQHVLATLAAHRVRLNPPTADDAADDAADEPLVVLPGYAPSRPGALERVVDVVRGGRLVRVVNYHSTPRAQAEQVAADLADYAARYAPLRPGDVHRFLDTGSWGTHRPGLVVAFFDGYRNAVDVAAPACEAAGVPGWFFVPTAFLDVPEEDQRAFAATHDLDLVAEERHGRGRVAMTWDEAAALAERHVVLAHTASHTTAAGVRTPEEVRREVLEPLRRLEDVTGRRPEAFAWLGGTPFDPAEPGCAALRDAGVPLLVSGTGVERLSRP, from the coding sequence GTGGTCCCCGCCCCCTCGGCGTTCCGGGTGGGCGCGGGGGACCTGCGCACCGGCCCCGTCGACCCGGGCGCGGTGCGGGCGCTGGCGCGGGCGGTCACCTCCGAGCAGGAGGAGCGCTCCGGGGTGGCGATGTACCTGGCCCTGCAGGACCTGGCCCTGCAGGACGCGGCCCTGCACGACGCGGCCCCGTACGAGCCGGCCGGCCGGGACGGCGCCCCCGACGCCGACGCGCTGCGGGACGGGCGCGAGGTCGCCCGCGCGCTCGCGCACTGGCACGCCCTCCTGGGCCTGGACGACGGCAGCGACGCCGTCCAGCACGTCCTGGCGACGCTCGCGGCGCACCGGGTGCGCCTGAACCCGCCGACCGCGGACGACGCCGCGGACGACGCCGCGGACGAGCCCCTCGTCGTCCTGCCCGGCTACGCCCCCTCCCGCCCGGGCGCCCTGGAGCGCGTGGTCGACGTCGTCCGGGGCGGGCGGCTGGTGCGGGTCGTCAACTACCACAGCACCCCGCGCGCGCAGGCGGAGCAGGTCGCCGCCGACCTCGCCGACTACGCCGCCCGCTACGCGCCGCTGCGCCCGGGCGACGTCCACCGCTTCCTCGACACGGGCAGCTGGGGCACGCACCGGCCCGGTCTGGTGGTGGCCTTCTTCGACGGGTACCGCAACGCCGTCGACGTCGCCGCTCCCGCCTGCGAGGCCGCGGGCGTGCCCGGGTGGTTCTTCGTGCCCACGGCCTTCCTCGACGTCCCCGAGGAGGACCAGCGCGCCTTCGCCGCCACCCACGACCTCGACCTCGTGGCCGAGGAGCGCCACGGGCGCGGCCGCGTCGCCATGACGTGGGACGAGGCGGCCGCGCTCGCCGAGCGGCACGTCGTGCTCGCGCACACCGCCTCGCACACCACCGCCGCGGGCGTGCGCACGCCCGAGGAGGTGCGCCGGGAGGTGCTGGAGCCGCTGCGGCGCCTGGAGGACGTCACCGGGCGCCGTCCCGAGGCGTTCGCGTGGCTGGGCGGCACGCCCTTCGACCCCGCCGAGCCCGGGTGCGCCGCGCTGCGCGACGCCGGCGTGCCGCTCCTCGTCTCCGGCACGGGCGTCGAGCGGCTGAGCAGGCCCTGA
- a CDS encoding cytochrome c oxidase subunit 4 → MKVEYWLFVGGGLFFLPLGVIYGWLSAWEAVGTTGILLVGGLFALVGSYLYVTSRRIDERPEDDVYGEVEQGAGEQGVFAPHSWWPLWLGAAIGVTFLGMAMAFWLVLIGIGLSALALVGWVFEFYRGAHAH, encoded by the coding sequence GTGAAGGTCGAGTACTGGCTGTTCGTCGGTGGTGGCCTGTTCTTCCTGCCGCTGGGCGTCATCTACGGCTGGCTGTCGGCGTGGGAAGCCGTGGGCACCACGGGCATCCTGCTGGTCGGGGGCCTGTTCGCCCTCGTCGGCAGCTACCTGTACGTCACCAGCCGCCGCATCGACGAGCGTCCCGAGGACGACGTCTACGGCGAGGTGGAGCAGGGCGCCGGCGAGCAGGGCGTCTTCGCCCCCCACTCGTGGTGGCCGCTGTGGCTGGGCGCCGCGATCGGCGTCACGTTCCTCGGCATGGCCATGGCGTTCTGGCTCGTCCTGATCGGCATCGGGCTGTCCGCCCTCGCGCTCGTCGGCTGGGTCTTCGAGTTCTACCGCGGGGCCCACGCCCACTGA
- a CDS encoding heme-copper oxidase subunit III has product MALVASTAAVRDVSAHATVNRPDMVSVGTIVWLSSELMFFAGLFAMYFTIRATVPGLWETEPELLNIPFSVANTTVLVLSSFTCQMGVFAAERYQPGRTGSLLNAVRWGMREWYVLTFVMGSVFVAGQVYEYAELVHEGLTIASSPYGSVFYMATGFHGLHVVGGLIAFLMVIGRSFAARRFGHQEATTAVVTSYYWHFVDVVWVGLFAVIYVIQ; this is encoded by the coding sequence ATGGCGCTCGTGGCGAGCACAGCAGCGGTGCGGGACGTGTCGGCGCACGCGACCGTCAACCGGCCGGACATGGTCTCCGTCGGCACGATCGTGTGGCTGTCCAGCGAGCTGATGTTCTTCGCCGGCCTCTTCGCCATGTACTTCACGATCCGGGCGACGGTGCCGGGGCTGTGGGAGACCGAGCCGGAGCTGCTGAACATCCCGTTCTCGGTGGCCAACACCACCGTGCTGGTGCTCAGCTCCTTCACCTGCCAGATGGGCGTCTTCGCCGCCGAGCGCTACCAGCCGGGCCGCACCGGCTCGCTGCTCAACGCCGTCCGCTGGGGCATGCGCGAGTGGTACGTCCTCACCTTCGTCATGGGGTCGGTGTTCGTCGCCGGCCAGGTGTACGAGTACGCCGAGCTGGTGCACGAGGGGCTGACGATCGCCTCCAGCCCCTACGGCTCGGTGTTCTACATGGCGACGGGCTTCCACGGCCTCCACGTCGTGGGCGGCCTGATCGCCTTCCTCATGGTGATCGGCCGCAGCTTCGCCGCTCGCCGCTTCGGCCACCAGGAGGCCACCACCGCGGTGGTCACCTCCTACTACTGGCACTTCGTCGACGTGGTCTGGGTCGGCCTCTTCGCCGTCATCTACGTCATCCAGTGA
- a CDS encoding ubiquinol-cytochrome c reductase iron-sulfur subunit: MKDDEHDLIPSQGLAAPDDRPLPDRFANPGLAPHRFRTTDTDTRAAKRAERQVATIFGISALGSVLAIVSYLVFDLEGTFASVQRSTIFLGLGLGLAIFCIGIGAVHWARTLMPDHEQVEERHPIGGNDVERAQAAAILEDGLEESGLGRRKLIRNSLFGAAALAPVPAVLTLGDLGPLPGTKPYETLWSSGVRLARDPDEKPIRAEDVTLGSVFHVVPEGLSESEHPLEEKAKAAVLLVRIEPGQVRQDPERVGWDVDGIYAYSKICTHVGCPVALYEQQTHHLLCPCHQSTFDLTQHCRVIFGPAVRPLPQLPITVDDEGYLVATAGLSDTPGPSFWERG; the protein is encoded by the coding sequence ATGAAGGACGACGAGCACGACCTCATTCCGAGCCAGGGCCTCGCGGCCCCGGACGACCGGCCGCTGCCCGACCGGTTCGCCAACCCGGGCCTCGCCCCGCACCGCTTCCGCACCACCGACACCGACACCAGGGCCGCCAAGCGGGCCGAGCGCCAGGTCGCGACGATCTTCGGCATCTCGGCCCTGGGGTCGGTCCTCGCCATCGTCAGCTACCTCGTCTTCGACCTCGAGGGCACGTTCGCGAGCGTGCAGCGCTCGACGATCTTCCTGGGCCTCGGACTGGGCCTGGCGATCTTCTGCATCGGCATCGGCGCCGTGCACTGGGCCCGCACGCTCATGCCCGACCACGAGCAGGTCGAGGAGCGCCACCCGATCGGCGGCAACGACGTCGAGCGCGCGCAGGCAGCGGCGATCCTCGAGGACGGCCTCGAGGAGAGCGGCCTCGGCCGCCGCAAGCTCATCCGCAACTCCCTCTTCGGCGCGGCGGCGCTGGCCCCCGTCCCGGCGGTGCTGACCCTCGGCGACCTGGGCCCCCTGCCGGGCACGAAGCCGTACGAGACCCTCTGGTCCTCCGGCGTGCGCCTGGCCCGCGACCCCGACGAGAAGCCCATCCGGGCGGAGGACGTCACGCTGGGGTCGGTCTTCCACGTCGTCCCCGAGGGCCTGTCCGAGTCCGAGCACCCGCTCGAGGAGAAGGCCAAGGCGGCCGTCCTCCTCGTGCGCATCGAGCCCGGCCAGGTGCGCCAGGACCCCGAGCGCGTCGGCTGGGACGTCGACGGCATCTACGCGTACTCCAAGATCTGCACGCACGTCGGCTGCCCCGTCGCCCTGTACGAGCAGCAGACGCACCACCTCCTGTGCCCGTGCCACCAGTCGACCTTCGACCTGACACAGCACTGCCGGGTGATCTTCGGGCCGGCCGTGAGGCCGCTGCCCCAACTCCCCATCACCGTCGATGACGAGGGCTACCTGGTCGCGACCGCTGGCCTCTCGGACACCCCGGGACCGAGCTTCTGGGAGCGCGGATGA
- the ctaD gene encoding cytochrome c oxidase subunit I, producing MTTYYEAAGAATAVPRSRTVTRRDSYGRVVIRWITATDHKVIGFLYIITSLFYFLLAGLMALLIRAELFAPGIQVVQTIEQYNQLFTMHGTIMLLLFATPLFAGFANAIMPLQIGSPDVAFPRLNMLSFWLFFFGAAIVAGSLLLPSGAASFGWYAYAPLSDDTFSPGLGGNMWVFGLAMTGFGTILGAVNFITTIICMRAPGMTMWRMPIFTWNILITSLLVLMAFPVLAAALFALGADRVLQAQIFNPENGGSLLWQHMFWFFGHPEVYIIALPFFGIITEILPVFSRKPIFGYKGLVFATIAIAALSVAVWAHHMYPTGAVLLPFFAFTTMLIAVPTGVKFFNWIGTLWGGSITFETPMLWSIGFLVTFLLGGLTGVILSSPPLDFHLNDSYFVVAHFHYVVFGTVVFAMFAGFYFWWPKWTGTMLDERWGKIHFWMLFIGFHLTFLIQHWLGVMGMPRRYADYLADDGFTFMNQVSTAGSFLLGASMLPFLWNVWITARKDEKVIVDDPWGFGRSLEWATSCPAPRHNFISMPRIRSESPAFDLHHPEVAAMDKPAPEEGVLGGFGTQQPDMRGK from the coding sequence ATGACCACGTACTACGAGGCCGCCGGGGCCGCGACGGCCGTGCCGCGCAGCCGCACGGTCACGCGCAGGGACAGCTACGGCCGGGTGGTGATCCGGTGGATCACGGCCACCGACCACAAGGTCATCGGCTTCCTCTACATCATCACGAGCCTGTTCTACTTCCTCCTGGCCGGCCTCATGGCGCTGCTCATCCGCGCCGAGCTGTTCGCGCCCGGCATCCAGGTCGTGCAGACCATCGAGCAGTACAACCAGCTGTTCACCATGCACGGCACGATCATGCTGCTGCTGTTCGCGACGCCGCTGTTCGCCGGCTTCGCGAACGCGATCATGCCGCTGCAGATCGGCTCCCCGGACGTCGCCTTCCCGCGGCTGAACATGCTCTCGTTCTGGCTGTTCTTCTTCGGGGCCGCCATCGTCGCGGGCAGCCTCCTGCTGCCCTCGGGCGCGGCGAGCTTCGGCTGGTACGCGTACGCGCCGCTGTCCGACGACACCTTCTCGCCCGGCCTGGGCGGCAACATGTGGGTGTTCGGGCTGGCCATGACGGGCTTCGGCACCATCCTCGGCGCCGTCAACTTCATCACGACGATCATCTGCATGCGCGCGCCCGGCATGACGATGTGGCGCATGCCGATCTTCACCTGGAACATCCTCATCACCAGCCTGCTGGTGCTCATGGCGTTCCCGGTGCTGGCCGCCGCGCTCTTCGCGCTCGGCGCCGACCGCGTGCTGCAGGCGCAGATCTTCAACCCCGAGAACGGCGGCTCGCTGCTGTGGCAGCACATGTTCTGGTTCTTCGGGCACCCCGAGGTCTACATCATCGCCCTGCCGTTCTTCGGCATCATCACCGAGATCCTGCCCGTGTTCAGCCGCAAGCCGATCTTCGGGTACAAGGGCCTCGTCTTCGCCACCATCGCCATCGCGGCGCTGTCGGTGGCGGTGTGGGCGCACCACATGTACCCCACCGGCGCGGTGCTGCTGCCCTTCTTCGCCTTCACCACGATGCTCATCGCGGTGCCGACGGGCGTGAAGTTCTTCAACTGGATCGGCACCCTGTGGGGCGGGTCCATCACGTTCGAGACGCCGATGCTGTGGTCGATCGGCTTCCTCGTCACGTTCCTCCTGGGCGGCCTGACCGGCGTGATCCTCTCCAGCCCGCCGCTGGACTTCCACCTCAACGACAGCTACTTCGTCGTCGCCCACTTCCACTACGTCGTGTTCGGCACCGTCGTGTTCGCGATGTTCGCCGGCTTCTACTTCTGGTGGCCGAAGTGGACGGGCACGATGCTCGACGAGAGGTGGGGCAAGATCCACTTCTGGATGCTGTTCATCGGGTTCCACCTGACGTTCCTCATCCAGCACTGGCTCGGCGTCATGGGCATGCCCCGCCGCTACGCCGACTACCTCGCCGACGACGGCTTCACGTTCATGAACCAGGTGTCCACAGCCGGCTCCTTCCTGCTCGGCGCCTCGATGCTGCCGTTCCTGTGGAACGTGTGGATCACCGCGCGCAAGGACGAGAAGGTGATCGTGGACGACCCGTGGGGCTTCGGCCGCTCCCTCGAGTGGGCGACCTCCTGCCCCGCACCGCGGCACAACTTCATCTCGATGCCGCGGATCCGCTCCGAGTCGCCGGCCTTCGACCTGCACCACCCCGAGGTCGCGGCGATGGACAAGCCGGCCCCGGAGGAGGGCGTGCTGGGTGGCTTCGGCACCCAGCAGCCCGACATGAGGGGGAAGTGA
- a CDS encoding universal stress protein has product MAIHTTTRAVVIGVDDSPHSRRALDWGAAEAARRRLPVRLVHALRYPPTYGEAFMLATDLLEGVQEEGRRVVAEAEERVREAAPGVEVSTCLVLEPPRRALLDQAASGGLVVVGARGRGGLSGLLLGSTSLYLVAHSPCPVVVVRESAASRGRGVVVGVDGSLASLRALRWAAEEAALLGEELTAVHAWDLADAGSMLAPPLYAGIAHDYASEHRLMLAESVAGMCEDHPDLVVHQRLVHDASTPRALLEASRDGRLLVIGTRGHGAVASALLGSTSHAVLQKAALPVVVVPSEDEDAR; this is encoded by the coding sequence GTGGCGATCCACACGACGACCAGGGCCGTCGTCATCGGTGTCGACGACTCACCCCACTCCCGCCGCGCGCTCGACTGGGGCGCGGCCGAGGCGGCCCGGCGCCGCCTGCCCGTCCGGCTGGTGCACGCCCTGCGCTACCCGCCCACCTACGGTGAGGCGTTCATGCTCGCCACGGACCTCCTGGAGGGCGTCCAGGAGGAGGGCCGCCGGGTGGTGGCCGAGGCCGAGGAGCGCGTCCGCGAGGCGGCTCCCGGGGTCGAGGTGAGCACCTGCCTGGTGCTGGAGCCGCCGCGGCGGGCGCTGCTCGACCAGGCGGCGTCCGGAGGTCTGGTCGTCGTGGGCGCCCGGGGGCGCGGCGGCCTGTCCGGGCTGCTCCTGGGCTCCACGAGCCTGTACCTCGTGGCGCACTCCCCGTGCCCCGTCGTGGTCGTGCGCGAGAGCGCCGCCTCGCGCGGCCGCGGCGTCGTGGTGGGCGTCGACGGGTCCCTGGCGTCGCTGCGGGCGCTGCGCTGGGCCGCCGAGGAGGCGGCGCTGCTGGGCGAGGAGCTGACCGCCGTCCACGCGTGGGACCTCGCGGACGCGGGGTCGATGCTGGCGCCTCCGCTGTACGCGGGCATCGCCCACGACTACGCCTCGGAGCACCGGCTCATGCTCGCGGAGTCGGTGGCGGGCATGTGCGAGGACCACCCGGACCTCGTGGTGCACCAGCGGCTGGTCCACGACGCCTCGACGCCGCGGGCGCTGCTCGAGGCGTCCCGGGACGGGCGGCTGCTGGTGATCGGCACCCGCGGCCACGGCGCGGTCGCCTCGGCCCTGCTGGGCTCCACCAGCCACGCGGTGCTGCAGAAGGCGGCGCTGCCGGTGGTGGTCGTGCCCTCCGAGGACGAGGACGCGCGCTAG
- the coxB gene encoding cytochrome c oxidase subunit II, producing MALLSACSSEEGSQESESGAAVSISRLWLPGTAETTNFTGVVGSLWNGSWIAAMALGIVVWGLIIWCIARYRRRPADTGLPAQLRYNVPMEILYTVVPIFVVSVLFYFTARDQAAIESRPADPDVNIEVVAKQWSWDINYLDAEVYDTGRQSPVGNKDINDIVPTVYLPAGQSVELTLRSRDVVHSFWVPAFNYKKDVIPGRTNYWAFTPQEEGSYVGKCAELCGQYHPQMLFNVEVVSPERYEDQLQALRDAGQTGQLPTNIGRILTGDREEDQIGTQPGAEHKY from the coding sequence GTGGCGCTCCTGAGCGCCTGCTCCTCCGAGGAGGGCTCCCAGGAGTCGGAGTCCGGCGCGGCCGTCTCGATCAGCCGGCTGTGGCTGCCCGGCACGGCGGAGACGACGAACTTCACCGGCGTGGTCGGCAGCCTGTGGAACGGCTCCTGGATCGCCGCCATGGCGCTCGGCATCGTCGTCTGGGGCCTGATCATCTGGTGCATCGCGCGCTACCGGCGCCGTCCGGCGGACACCGGGCTGCCCGCGCAGCTGCGCTACAACGTGCCGATGGAGATCCTGTACACCGTCGTGCCGATCTTCGTCGTCAGCGTGCTCTTCTACTTCACCGCGCGCGACCAGGCGGCCATCGAGTCCCGGCCGGCGGACCCGGACGTCAACATCGAGGTCGTCGCCAAGCAGTGGTCGTGGGACATCAACTACCTGGACGCCGAGGTCTACGACACCGGCCGCCAGTCCCCGGTGGGCAACAAGGACATCAACGACATCGTCCCGACCGTGTACCTGCCCGCGGGCCAGAGCGTGGAGCTGACGCTGCGCTCGCGCGACGTCGTCCACTCCTTCTGGGTGCCGGCGTTCAACTACAAGAAGGACGTCATCCCCGGGCGCACGAACTACTGGGCGTTCACGCCGCAGGAGGAGGGCTCCTACGTCGGCAAGTGCGCCGAGCTGTGCGGCCAGTACCACCCGCAGATGCTCTTCAACGTCGAGGTGGTCTCCCCCGAGCGGTACGAGGACCAGCTGCAGGCGCTGCGGGACGCGGGCCAGACGGGCCAGCTGCCCACCAACATCGGCCGGATCCTGACCGGTGACCGCGAGGAAGACCAGATCGGCACCCAGCCGGGGGCGGAGCACAAGTACTGA